acaaacaacaacaGTCTCCATTGTTAACCTTCATAATGAACAAcattatattgatatcgtatttgcttgcttgcaaCGCTAAAACTATTTTTCATAACTGACCCTTTTATTTTCAACCCCACATTGCCTTCAGACTAATCTAAGTCTTAACATCTGGTTCGGTTCTACCGATATACTCCTTAAACTTCAACAACTCCACAGCGAAATCTACATTATCCTTCAGGAATACTTGAGCATCTTGACCATAGGTACTCTTATCATCTGTATGTTTCTCAATATACAATCTAATAGTAGCACCCGAAGAACCAGTACCACTGAGACGAACGACGATTCGGGATCCATCAGAGAATTTAACGTAAAGACCTTGGTTGGGTGAAACGCTGCCATCAAGATCAGTGTAGGAGAAATCTCCTGCATCAGAAACTGTACGGTCTGTAAGGTAATATGTAAGCGATTTTGTCATGATACATCAAAACACTGAAAGAGAAAACTTACCACCAATCTTGCTGccaatgaatgaagaatccTCAATCTTGGCATTCAAATCCTTAACAACCTTTGCAGCACCCTCACTGCTAACATCTTCATAATCGTATCTAGTGAAGAAAGTACGTCCATAGATGGTCCAGAAATCATGTTGAATCTTGGCAATACTTGGAGTAACACTTGGATCCTTTTCACCAATAGCGGCGATAATGTTCAACCAAGCAACAACAGCCCAGAGGCCATCCTTTTCACGGATATGGTTTGATCCAGTACCGAAAGATTCCTCACCACAGATGGAAAGCTTATCAGCATCGAACAAAGCACAGAAGAATTTCCATCCGGTAGGAACTTCATAGCAGTTGAGACCTTGAGCTTTAGCAACAAGATCAACAGCTCCAGATGTTGGCATACTGCGGGCAAGACCGTAGACACCTTGCTTCTTGAAGTATGGAATAGATTGGGCGTAGTGAGCAATAATTGCAAGACTGTCACCAGGGGAGACGAACGCATTAGCTCCGTAAATCATGTTACggtctccatctccatcacttgCAGCACCGAAATGAATCTGTCCCTTATCAACAGCCTCAACAAGTGAGTGAGCGTAGGTCAAGTTAGGATCTGGGTGACCTCCATTGAAATCTGGCGAAGGAATACAGTTTTGTGTGCTAGAGCTTGGAAGACCCAATTCAGTCTCAAAGATAGCCTTTCCGTAAGGACCAGTGACACCAGAGAGGGCATCAAACAGAACCTTAAAGTCGGTGTGTGTTtcgaagaatttcttgatgagaGGGAAATCAAAGATATCCTTCAACATCTCAACATAATCGGCACATGAATCAATAATCTCAACTTCCAATGAACCATATGTTTTTGTGCCAATTGTAGCAATGTCGACTTCTGGGATATCGGCAATCTTGTACTCGGTGAGAGTTTTTGAGGCTTCGAAAATCTTGTTTGTAACCGATTCTGGAGCTGGTCCACCATTGGCGAGGTTGTATTTGATACCAAAATCATTCTTTGGGCCTATTCgtcaataaaaaattagcTATGATCTCTGTTCTCCCATTGCATCATCACTCAGGCAGGTCCATTCGACCTCATCGCCCCATCCCCCCAAATGAAGCAGAATACTCAAACATACCTCCAGCATTGTGACTAGCAGTCAACAAGATACCACCAGTCgcctttctctttctgatAACATGCGACGCCGCGGGGGTACTCAAGATACCATTTTGACCAATCAACAACTTCTTGACACCGTACGCGGCACCGATCTTTGCAATCAATTGCACCACCTCTGGGTTCCAGTATCGTCCATCGCCACCAATAACGAGGAAACTGTCCTTGACACCCTcggggatggagaggagaatggAGGTAACGAAGGACTCGCTGTAGTGTTCTTGTTGGAAAACAACCACCTTCTTACGGAGACCAGAACTGCATGTTGAGGAGATTAGCAAACTGGActggaatgaaatgaaataaattttgatatgCGGTTTCTGGATAAGGATGAAGCAACACTCAATATCCCCATCAAAACCCAACCAGCAGATACCGATAGAACATTTGAtcaaggagaggagaggagaggagaggtgaggtgaggtgaagtGGGGTTCCAGCTCCAAACACAAACAAGTACTTACGTTCCTGGCTTCTGATCCGTAAAAGGCTTCAAAGAAACAGTCTTGACACTCATGATTTCTGCTTTGATACGATTCTTCCAACGAAGGATGAAAAAAAGACACGAAGGGATGATGAGAGAAAACAGAGAGGTGAAAAGGGGGCCGAGAGAGGTTTTGATGCCAACAAGACAAGCTCAACCAGCGGTGTTGATATTTGGCTCGTGGGTGGAGAAGGTTCGTTTGGTGGGGCATTCGTTGAGAGGAACACATAGGTACATACTTCGCACATACCTGGAAGGATGCTGGGCTGGATGCATATGAATGGATGTGCGGACCCCACTCTTCGTGATGGGATGAGGGGTGAAGATCctggatgatggatggatggattgatggatggattacctcatacataccatacatGCCATGATAccatacataccatacacaccacacacaccacacatcCCATACATCCCACACACATTAGACATCAGCCTATTCTATTCCCAATTCCTCACGTCGTCCAAGTCTTGGTTAGACACAGTTGTATCATGATCCTCAAGACCACCCACACCCACGTAGATATACATCACAATGGCATGATCCCTCCGATACGATAGTTGCCATGACCCGTAAATATACTTTGGCGCACAAATCCCAGTATCAATATCTGGTGGATGAAATGCGAAAGAGCTCTCAGCCTCATATTATAAACTATCGGACGGCCCCTTGAGCTTAGTCTTCATAGCTCGGAACTTTTTCTCGTTCGGGTTTAGATTGTATACTGAGGAAGTGTGGGAATACGGTCTtctcattcaaattcaataattatataatcatataatcatataattTCGACGTCTCGCAAGCTTCGATGCAAAATCTAGACACATGTAGATCATGATATGCCATACAGTCCCAATCCAGGATTATCGACTGCCTTTCTTTACAACTTTCTGGTGGCAGGGaatattcaatcatttcCCTTCCACACCGCATGGATGATTCCTAGCGTAACGCCATCATACGACGAGACGGAAGCTATGATCTACTAGGTAAACTCGTATTATTCATATTAACCATCAAGTACCTAACTACAACAATTCCACTCGCTCTTCTCACAGCGTAGCAATGCAGCCCTCCATTCTCTTCGTTGGGGGTATCACTCTGCAAccaacatcatcaccacaaagtatcaccatcatcatcccacTCATCAATGCCACGAAAGAACCTGTTCATGCCCAACAATCTCAGAAATGCAGCATGTGAAGACTCATCCTACCAAACCCTCACTTCGCAACAGGTACTGGTTGAAAAACCCTCTCCTTCCAATATCGTGCCTCATCAATACTCTCCAAGatatcttctctccctcgATGTTTCCCCTGTTTCTTTGGTTGATCCACCAAGACTCGTAGATCGCACCAACGCTTGGCAGCTTCTTTAATACTGCTCACGTCCAAGATTCGATAATGCAGATGCTCGATTACTTGTTTGTAGGGTCCTTTGCTCAAGAATGCTTTGTCCGCATGAACACTATTTCCAGCGAGTAATGCGCGACGGGGTTCGGGAACCCATGATTTGATGTACTGGAGGAGAGATTCGGCAGCTTCCGTGGGAGTGGTGGTCGAGGAGAGAACTTCGGAGGTCAAGCCAGTGGAGGCGTGGGTTGTGGTACACCATTCGTCCTGTAGGTTGAGATTGTAAGTATAATGTGAGACCttcaatgaatgaaaatgaagatattataagagaaaaagagatgtGCAAGCTTGCAAATCCGAGTtagaagaaatgaagagggTACAGACCATTTTATCCATCGTCTCTTGATCCTGATGAATCACAGCATTCCAGCCTTTCTCATCCATCACCTCCAAATTTCCATTTGTAATCACACATGAGATTTCAATAATGACATCGTTTTCAACATCCAGTCCTGTCATCTATATGATGTGCCATTGTTAGCCCGCAAGCTTGAACATATCATATCGCTCAACTTTTGATCCAATGCGGACATTGGAATTGAGATATCAATagaggaatggatggataatggAGGGGTAATaatgaagaaataaaatacctcacaatcaatccaaaCCAATGGATGACTGGTGCTTACTTCCTCCATCTTTATGGACGATACGCAGCTTGAGTGCTTATATCAGAATCCGACACCAAACTCAACAATTGAGAATCACAAGTATCAAGTGCCCGAATTGAATGGAGACAATGTCGATGAATGAACGAACGAAtggaagaaatcaaaagaaaacacatCCAACAATCTAATCTCACAAAACCAACCCCAAAATTCTCACATCGTACCTGCTCATCTAATCTCATCCCATGGTGAAAATCCTCGCAAACAACCCCGCTATCAGGCGTCTAAcagtattgattgattcgaGTGATACATACCCTCCAGGTTCTCAGCTTCAGACATGCAACACAAGTTTCCAGATCACGTGAGCTTACTCATCTTGGTGGAATCAGGGTGTCGGTGTGAGCCGATGTTCATCCGAGCGTCGCGATGTTTCTGATGTGCAATATTGTTTGCCGATGGGTATGAACAcgtggatgggatgatttgattgatttgatttgttgagaaggagattggattggattggctATTCTTGACTCTACTTGACTCgaatcaaaatcttgatATCAAGATTGATGAAGTATTCAGACATACAACAACGAACAGCTCCATCCAGTCAAACCATATGCCAAGATGTAGGTCTGCTCCATGACACATTCAGTATAAGCATACCAtcatccactcatccacATTGGCCTAGATCATCAAGCATGGCACCGTCGCAACATTGATTCATACTGGGTACTTACTCCGAAGAATCACCAGTTCTCGGATTCCTTGCATTCAAAGTTCAGAAAAGGCAATTGTCCCATGTACCAAACAGTTCACCAGGTTCTGCCTATTTCTTAATCTATAATATGTGCATTACATAAGAAACACGGGACCAACAGTTGGACTGGTGGATTGACTAGTTGGACAATATCCTCATGTACTTAGTAGGTACTTGTAAAGGAGCTGTTGGGTATTTCTACGGATATGGCAAGATGATTAAGGGTGAGCGATAGCGCTAGTACTGGCTTCCATCTCCTTATAATGATCTTTTGAAACTTTCTCTTCGGAAACCCTTTTCTGTTATTCACATTATTTTCTGTTCACCCTAGCTCAAAAGCTCAAGATGTCTCTCAAAGGCAAGGAGGTTGAGTTGTCGCGCGAAGTACACTTAATTCTACGCAGAAATCTTCGGATGTCGCCCCAGGATAGAGCATTATACGAGCGTGTTGCAACGTTGAAAGATCCCACATCAATCGCTCGCGCAGAGAAGAATCAGTTAGATGGGCTTCCACCtccagatgaagaagatagaCTTTGTGTGGAAAAGGTTGGCTTAGCTATGGCGGAGCTGAAGGACAAAGTGGCAGTCAGCCACGTTACCCTTACTCAGGAAGAGGCTGATATCATCTTATTTGGCGCTACGTGGGAACTAGATAATCCAGCCAGTGGCAAAAGATATCTTCTGTGGTCTATGGACCTTGTGGAGGCAGAACGGCAGCTTGTCGAAAAAGTACAGACGTCCTTGGGTAATCCTTATGACAACGCGATCAAGCGCCTTGCCGGAAAACGATGGGATGAACTAAGACAACTCGATCAGCCAGCCAGGGAGCAACGGCGTGAGCAGAAAGCACAGGAAATGCGTGCCGCGTTTGCCGCGCAAAGGGAAGCTGGTCGGCCGAGATGGGTGCAGGAAATGCTTGCCGCGAAGCTAGCTCATTGGGGGTTTGTTATCTTTCGGACAGATTATCGTGAAGGTAAAGATAAGAAATGGCATGTCTTCAAAGGCGTTTACAGAATGACCGCAGCTATTGTGCTACGTGACTGTTGGAACAAAGCAAACACCCTGGTTACGACACAGAAatcttttcttgtttctgATCCAAAACTGGACGGGGCGAGCCTGGACACATTACGAGAAAGATTCAAGAGAATGAGGGAAAATGACGAGATTCCTAGTGGGAGAGCAACGGATTGCTTTCTAGTGGTAGATGAGGCGGTTCTTGACCACAATGTGATATCAACGAAGACTCTTTACAAACCTAAAAGTCCCGGGGAAGCGGATCC
The sequence above is drawn from the Botrytis cinerea B05.10 chromosome 11, complete sequence genome and encodes:
- the Bcrex2 gene encoding Bcrex2; the protein is MEEVSTSHPLVWIDCEMTGLDVENDVIIEISCVITNGNLEVMDEKGWNAVIHQDQETMDKMDEWCTTTHASTGLTSEVLSSTTTPTEAAESLLQYIKSWVPEPRRALLAGNSVHADKAFLSKGPYKQVIEHLHYRILDVSSIKEAAKRWCDLRVLVDQPKKQGKHRGREDILESIDEARYWKERVFQPVPVAK